The sequence GCACAGCTGAAATCTACATGACGGTCCCCACCAGCGTGTGCTCCGCTGTTCCTGCCCTCGCCGGGGCCGCCCCAGAGGCGATGGGCGCAGCGCCCACGCCGCCGGTCGCTATGGGAACGGACGCAGGCGCGGTGCATGCCGGTCTGAAAGAAAACGCAAGAGTAAAACCCTACCGCAGCGCTGCGCCGTGGCCAATCAGCGctcgggggggcggcggcggtgacCAATGGCTGGCTGCCTGTGCGGAAGGGGCGGGGTTGGAGGGGAGGTTCTGAGGCGGCCGTGGCGCGCAGTGCCCAGAACCAGCGCCGTGCCGGTCTCGTCCTGCAGCGCTCGCCCAACGGTGAGGGAAGCGGCGGGGTGCGTGGGGTGGCTCCCGAGGGGACCGGCACCAGCCTGGGCACCGGCTGCTGTGCCTCAGCTCGCCCGGGGCTCCCCGCTTGCGCCGGGCTGGAAGGCGGCAGGGTCCGAGGCCGCTCCGGGAGCTCCGTGTGAGTGGGCTCTGCCGGTGCAGCTCAAGCgctgcccagccccggctgcgggcACAGCGCGGGCCCCGGGACCGGGCTGAGAACGGCAGTACCTGGGCAAAGGCCGGGCGGGGGCCTGCTCCCCCAGCCTGGAACTCTCCTTTCCTTCGCTCAATGCAGGCAATCATGAGTGACCGAAAGGCAGTGATCAAGAATGCGGACATGTCGGAAGAGATGCAGCAGGACTCGGTGGAGTGCGCGACTCAGGCCTTGGAGAAGTACAACATCGAGAAGGACATTGCTGCTCACATAAAGAAGGTAAACGTTTGCTTGTAGTGTCCTCGTGAAATCTCCATGCACatgaaaaaccaagcaaggagaATGCTGCCGGGCAAGTAGCTCTAGAGAAACAAGTTCTAGAGACACTAGATAATCAAGTCAGGCTTTTTCTGTTGGCTGGTGTCCTTATGTTCTTTTCCCCACCCTTTGCGTAGACTTTTCCAGgtccttctgcttttttcttgtggTACCTTCTACTTCAGCCTTTTCTGCCACTGTCCCATTGTCTGGGTGAACAGAGAGTGGCAGGTGACTGTCCCTGTGGCTGACGGGCTGGTACAAAACACCAGGGCTCCGTGGAGCCTCTTTGAGAACTGGTGGGTTGCTGACCTTGTAACAAGAGgtggttttgtgtgggtttttgctcccccccccccccccccagcatgtAAGACAAACtgttcatgcaaatgcagaacagatgGTTCAGGGCTTACAGTTTGCCAGATTTTTCTCTCCGACTCCTACTGGAGCCTGATTGAGCTGCAAGTAGTTGAAGGGTTTGGTTGAGCAGAACACGAACGCTTGCACATGCTGACACAAAGTCTCTCCAGCTGACAGCTGTTAGACCCTGCAGTCTATAACCACTGACTGCACGGCTTTACTCAGAGATGACTTGCACGCCTGAATTTATCTGAAAGTCACAGCAAGCTCCTGACCGCAGCATGGACGAGGAACATGGTCTCATGACCTACTATCGAGGATGTGGCAGAGAATTTTCCTTCCAGAGTCCTTTGAGCATCCTTGTGCAAAACAGATAATGAAGTCAAAATAATGTCTTAATCTGTAGAGATTCAGAACAAGCAGTGAAGTTCTTAAAAGTTATGGTTTAAGATCATGGTGCGTCTTTTGTGGAAAAGCTACCTCCCCAAACATATGTTTCAAGTTTATTCCTGCTCAACTtggaaacacttcttttttttggtctgacTAAGCAGCAGATGAGTTATAAAGTGACAGATAATCCTTGCATTTAAGAGCATATGCTGCTCCTTAATTGCCTTCTTCCAAAAGTGATACTTGCTAACAAGTGACATatcattgcaaaaaaaccctgttagACAATATTAGTACAACTCTCACGAAAATACTGAATTCCTAGTTCTCTGTTCTGCAGGAGTTTGACAAGAAATACAATCCCACTTGGCACTGCATCGTGGGAAGGAACTTTGGCAGCTACGTGACTCATGAGACCAAGCACTTCATCTACTTCTACCTCGGCCAAGTCGCTATTCTCCTTTTCAAGTCTGGTTAGAACCACGGACTGTTACTGAAACTTGCAGCCAGTTACAGGACTGGACACTAACTCCAGATGGCCGCCTACCTTCAGCCTTCCTGAGGAAACAGACCTTGATCTCCAGGTCCTTTGTTGCATTGTTAATGGTCAGGGATTTTGCTGTAGCAGCTGTTACTTTCATTGTGGctataaaaaaggcaaaaatgtcttccttgtatttattttctttcaaaagacagCTTATTTGCTAATAAAACTGTTGAACAAGTTTATTCTTTAAGAGTTTTCTCTCCCTTCTACCCTCTTAGTGCTTGTATTACCCTCTTTATTCTGCTGTGAATGGAGGAGGAACATCTCCACCTCCATTTCCCCCCAGATCCACAGCATCTGTATCCTGAGCTAATCTATGAATACATCATCAGTCAGTAACAGGAAACAGTTTCCCTGAGATAAAAAAGATTGCTTTTCAGTTCTTGATAAGCATATTTTCAGTATGCACAACCTCCAGTGTAAATTCTGGAGTTTAGATATGTGGTGCTACTTTCCTGATTTCAAGTGAACTGGTGAGCTGAATGCCATAGTCCTTTCACCTCCcaattttcagaagagaaaagttTTC comes from Larus michahellis chromosome 13, bLarMic1.1, whole genome shotgun sequence and encodes:
- the LOC141750978 gene encoding dynein light chain 1, cytoplasmic isoform X1, which translates into the protein MQAIMSDRKAVIKNADMSEEMQQDSVECATQALEKYNIEKDIAAHIKKEFDKKYNPTWHCIVGRNFGSYVTHETKHFIYFYLGQVAILLFKSG
- the LOC141750978 gene encoding dynein light chain 1, cytoplasmic isoform X2, which translates into the protein MSDRKAVIKNADMSEEMQQDSVECATQALEKYNIEKDIAAHIKKEFDKKYNPTWHCIVGRNFGSYVTHETKHFIYFYLGQVAILLFKSG